From the Chitinophaga lutea genome, the window CCTGTATGAACCGAAATACAAATAATTATCTGTAACTATATTTCGACGGCCGCAACCACCAGGTTGCGGCTTTTTTGTGCCCGGCGGGGAAAGTGCATTTGGGGCGGTTTGCCCAAACGGGCATTAAACATAGGTGATGCGAACTGTTCCCCCCAAGCGGATATGCTACCCTGCAGAACGGCTCAAGGCCTGGCAACCGACAGCCGGATCGGCGACAAGGGCAACTAACTGTTAATCAATCAAATAACATTCCCCTTTAACCATCAGCTTGCCGTCAGCAGTGCCGAATGTTGTGAAATCATTTACCGAATAGGCCTCAATCCTATGCTGACATTGTATTTCAAGGGGGTTGAGCCCTTGTTCCGCCCTTATTCCGCCCTATTTCATTCCTTGTTGATTCCTTCTTATAAAGGAAGGGCGTTAATAGGGTTAAACAACGGTGTTAAAAGAGGTTTATATCCTTGAAAGAATCTGTACCGACTATACTGACAGCGTATTCCGTACAATTAAGAGGCTGTTTGGCCAATATTCGAAGAACATCAGCCGCATACAAACGGGGTATGCCGGAATGAAACCGATATACCCGAGGAAGAATTATAAACAATTGATAATCAAAACTGAAGAAGCCCCGTCTGCATCAGCAGCAGGTAAGCCGCCATGAATACGAGCAGAAAGGCGAGCGAAAGGGCGAAATACCGCACTGCACCGCGGCCGCCCCGGCGAACGAACAGGAATTTCAGCAGATGGAGGCCGAACACGGGCAAAGCCACCACAAAGTTGAGGATCACAAAAAAGGCGGTAAAGGTGATAGTGAACACCGCCGGCTGCCAGATAATGCCCGAAATGAGCCCGTACAACGCTCCCATCACCCCCGAAAGGAGCAATACCCACCCCGCGTAGCGGAAACCGGCCAGGGTGTTCTGTGCAAAATACTGCCAGCCGCCGGAGGCGGACAACGCTACCCTGACGGGCACATCGTCCCATTTGCCTTTGCCGTTCTGCTTCCGGTAGCGGGGCCACCAGATGATAAAACCGGTGATGAAGAGCAACAGGGGCATCAGGCCGCCCAGTACGGCCAGTATGCGCGTGGGCCAGCCCCCGAACGTGCCGAAATGCAAAGGCTGCAGCCAGGCGAGGTAAGCCCGGCCGGAAGTGGGGAAGTCTTTCCGGCTGTTGAGCAGCACTTTGCCGGTATACTGGTCGAGGATGATCATTTCGCGTTTGCCGCCCCTGGGCAGGCCCGCACCCAGTACGTCGAGGCGGTAGCTGCCGGTGCTGTCTGCCGGGAAAGCCACCCCTACTACCCGGATGCCGGGCATGGCCTGTTCGGCGGCATAAATAACGCCTCCGGGACTGAGGGGCTGGGCACCGGCGGTATGGGCCGATTTAGGGCTCAACAATTGCCCTACCCCCTGCGGGGGCATGCCGTTGAGCAAAAAAATGAGGGCGATCACCAGCGGCGAGAACGTGAAGGTGATACCGGTGAGGGCCAGCACGGCCACTACCGGCGAGGAATAAAACCCCAGCACGTTGTGCCAGTCGTAGTTCTGGCGCTTGAAACCGGCGCTGAACTTTACCGTGAGCACGGATTTCAGCTGCGCCCATTTGACGGGTATCCACAGGCGGAGGCCGCTGATCGTCAGGATGAGCAGGCACAGCGTGGCCAGTCCAACGATGTATTGGCCTGCCGCGGGCACCAGCAACCGGCGGTGCAGCTCCGTCACCACATGGATGAACGAGCTTTCATGAATGCGTTTGCCGCTGAGCTCGGCGGTATAGGGGTTGACGAAAAACTCTTCTTCCGTTTTAAAGTTAAACAGGCGGTAGGCGCGGTTGGGTTTGTTGTCCTGGTCGCCCATGATATAATCGAAGCGCAGGCCGGGGTGTTTGGCTTTGACCAGCGGGATGATTTCCCCGATCTCCAGCCGGTGCTGCTGCTCCATGGTCTCGAACAGTTCACGGTTGAGCGCGCGGTCTATTTCATCCTGGAATACGAGGATACTGCCGGTCAGGCCGGTAAAAGCGACGATGGCACCGGCGATAATACCGAGGTAAAGATGCCATTTGCCGAACCAGCGGCGCTGGTGGGATGCCCAGTTGGGTTTGGTAGCTTTCATAGCGGCTGATCTTCGGCGGGATGCGAAAAAAGGTTTTGGGCGGTCTGTTTGTGCATGGCGGCTTCCTGTTTAGCTGACAAGCCGTAAAGTTCGTATACCGCCGGACGTTAGGTTTTCGCGATGCGGAATTAGATTTACCGATTCGGGAAAAATTGAGAGGCTCTTAGGTTAATGCTGCTATCCCGCGACAAACCGGGAAACATAAAATTGAAGGTTGGAGAAGGCAACGCTGCCATCCTTCGAAAGACAGGAACAGGGAAGCATAAAATTGAAAGCGCAGGGAGGGCAAAGCAACAATCTCCGAAAAACCGAGCTGCCTGAAATGCGGGACAACAGCACAGCTATCCTCCGAAAACCGGAACAAGGCGAAGTATACATTCCGGAGCAGCAAACCCTACCAAATCCCGCTCTTTACCTCGTGTACCGCCATAAAAAAAAGCCCGGTTGAATCAACCAGGCTTTTTTGTTTTTTGAGCGGAAGACCGGGCTCGAACCGGCCACCCCGACCTTGGCAAGGTCGTGCTCTACCAAATGAGCTACTTCCGCGCTTCCCGTTTTGGGATTGCAAAAATAGGAAACAGTTTGAATTCAGCAAATATTTTTTCAATTCACGCAAAAAAAATTGCGGAAGCATATGCAGATCGTCGCGGAAGGCCAGCTACGGCCCTTTTTATATGCTTGTTAATGAATTAAAGTTTTATACTTGTAAATTATTCAAACATGGAACTATTCCGCCATATCATGAAAAATTACCTGATCTGCAGCGCCATGCTGCTGGCTGCCTGCGGCCCCGGGTCGAAGCAGCGGCAGAAAACGCAGCAGGGCGATTCAACGGTCGCTTCCATTTCCCGCCCGGAGAATTTTGGCGCCGACGTGGCCTTCCTGCAAACCCATGTGGAAACGATCGTGTTGAAAGACAGCACCAGCAAAGCAGCCATCGCCGTTGTGCCCGCCTGGCAGGGCCGGGTGATGACCAGCACGGCGGAAGGCGACGACGGCCGCAGCCTCGGATGGCTCAACCATTCCCTCATCGCAGACGGTAAAATACAACCGCACATCAACGCTTATGGCGGGGAAGACCGCTTCTGGCTGGGCCCGGAAGGCAGCCAGAACAGTTTCTATTTTGCGCCCGGCGATACTTTCAACCTCTCCCGCTGGCAGGTACCGGCGCCTATCGATACGGAACCTTTCAACGTGGTGCAAAAAAGCAAGGCTTCCGTGAGCTTCGAAAAAGACATGCAGCTCACCAATTACAAAGGCCACGTATTCCATATCAGAGCCCGTCGTACCATTACGCTCATCGCCCGCCGGGATATCCGTAACTACCTGGGGGTAGACCTCCATAAAAGCGTGCATGCGGTAGCCTTTCATTCGGCCAATACCATCATCAACAGCGGCAAACAGAAATGGGACACGGCTTCCGGTATGCCTTCCATCTGGATACTGGGCATGTTCCCCGCCTCTGCGAAAAACATGGTGGTGGTGCCGCTCCGCAATGGCAGCAACGTAAATGATGCATACTTCGGAAAAGTGCCGGCGGAAAGGCTGGCGGTGGAGAACAAGGTGGCGTTTTTCAAGGCGGATGCCAACCACCGCAGCAAAATAGGCGTACCGCAGGCGGATTGTTATAACTACCTCGGCAGTTACGACGCAGAACACAAAGTGCTTACCATCGTACAATTCACACTGCCCCGCAGCCCGCAGCGATATGTGAACGCGGTTTGGGGCGTACAGCCGAACCCATTCGGCGGCGATGTTTTAAATGCATACAACGACGGTCCTCCTGCCGGCAACCAGCCGCAGCTGGGCCGCTTCTTCGAACTGGAAAGCTCCTCTCCCGCCGCGGGCCTGAAACCAGGCGGCGCGCTGGAACATTATCACCGCACCATTCATTTACAGGGGGAAGAAAAACGCCTGGGACCGATCGTTGAAAAATTGTTCGGGGTTACGCTGGCCGAGATCAGGAAACGGGTGTAAACACCTGCGCAAATCGGTGCATGCCCCTGGCGGCGACAAAATTATTCGGGGGTATGCTGGCCGAGATCAGGAAACGGGGTAAACACATGGCAAATCAGTCAATGTTCCCCTGGCGGCGCTTACTCAGGCCGGCGCCACTTCCAGGTTGTAGATATCTTTCAGTCGCAGCAAACACAAATCAAGACTGGCTTTGGGGATACCGATCTCCATGCTGCAGAAAAGCTGTAAATCCTGCCGCAGCACCGTGCAGTTATTCTGTTTCACCACCATCATCACTTCGTTCAGGATGGTATAGTCGAACGACAGTTTATACTTTGCTTCCACATTTTTCTGTACCGCGGGGATCAGCTGCAACACCAGGGCACACGACATTTTATAGGCATTGATCAGGCCCGGTACGCCCAGCAGCGTGCCCCCGAAATACCGCACTACCACTACCAGCACGTCCGTCAGCTGTTTGCTGTCGATTTGCCCGAGGATGGGCTTACCGGCCGAACCGGAGGGCTCGCCATCGTCTACCGCGCGGAACTGCAGCCCATCGGTGCCGAGGCGGTATGCGTAACAATGATGGGTGGCTTTGGGATGTTCTTTTTTAACTTCCTGCAAACATTCTTTCACCTCATCGGTGTTCTTAACGGGGTATGCATATGCCAGGAATTTACTCCCTCTGTCTTTAAACTCTGCTACTGCCTTTTTCTCTATCGTGTAATAAACTTCCATGTGTTAAGTTGATGAAGGGGCAGGTATATACACGGCGATGTGATCGCCCTGCAGCTCCTGTTCTTCCTGTAATTGCGCCTGCCGGACGGCCGGTGCGCGGAGGCCGCTGCCCAATAACGCCTCGCCGGTGATGACCCTCATTTCGTCCCACAAACCGGCGCGGATAAAACTTTCCAGCAATTTCGCCCCGCCTTCCACCATCACGCTCTGGATGCCGGCGGCATGCAGCTCGGCCATCAACGGGGGCAAGATATCCTTATTAAAATCAAGTACGATCGTTTTTTTACGGCCGGTTACCGCGGTGATAAAAACTGACGGCGCTTCGTCGTTGTACAGGTGATGATCCGCCGGTACTTTCAGGTCGCGGTCAATGACCAGCCGGATAGGGCTTTTACCGGGCCAGAGCCTTGTGGTGAGCTGCGGATTGTCTGTAAGCGCGGTTTGCGTACCTACCATGATGGCCATTTCATGGCTGCGCCACTGATGCACCAACCTGTTGGTGTATTTGTTCGAAATAGCGACCGGCAGGCCGCTATCAGGCGCTATATAGCCGTCTTTCGACTGCGCCCATTTCAGCACGATGTACGGCCGTTGCTGTTCGTGATAAGTGAAGAAGCGGCGGTTGATGTGGCGGCAGGCCGTTTCCAGCACGCCCGTAGTCACTTCCACGCCCGCGGCTTCCAGCTTTTGAATGCCGCGGCCGGCCACTTCGGAAAACGTATCCACGCAACCGATCACCACGCGGGGGATGTTCACCGACACGATCAGATCCGCGCAGGGCGGCGTTTTGCCGTGATGCGCGCAGGGCTCGAGCGTAACGTACATGGTCGACTTGGGGATCAGCTCCTGCAGCGACGGCGGTACGCTGTTGATGCAGTTCACTTCCGCGTGCGCCTGGCCGTATACCCGGTGGTACCCTTCGCCGATGATCTGCCCTTCATGCACGAGCACCGCCCCCACGACGGGGTTAGGCGCTACCTTGCCCTCGCCCAGGCGGGCCAGTTGCAAACATCGTTGCATGAAAAATTCGTGCAGATTCCGCTCCATGAATGCGTTTGAAATAATTATGTTTGCAAAAATATTGTTTCGGCGGCTATTTTCCGCTGATGATCTGAAGAACATGACCATTCAATCTGCATTTGCCAGCCTCGTAACAGCCATCAGGCCCGTCTACGATGCCCGCGAAGCCGCGAATATCGCACACCTGGTAATGGAACATATTACCGGGCTGGGAAAACTGGACCGTGTTGTGCATAAGGACGCCGACCTGTCGCCCGCGCAGGAAACCCAATATCAGCAGGCACTGAACGACCTCCTCGAACACCGCCCCGTTCAGCACATCACTGGTAAAAGCTGGTTTTACGGGCTCGAACTGGTGGTGAACGACCAGGTACTGATCCCCCGCCCCGAAACAGAGGAGCTGGTGGAATGGATACTGCTCGACCATCCTTCCAAACCCGCGCTGCGCCTGCTCGACATCGGCACCGGCAGCGGCAGCATTCCCATTGCATTGAAAAATCAGTGGCCTGTGGCGGACGTATGGGCGATGGACGTCAGCGCCGGCGCCATTGCCATCGCCACCCGCAATGCGGGCATCCAGCACACACCCATCCGCTTCCTGCACCACGACGTGCTATCGGCCGACACCTACAAAGTGCTCCCCACGTTCAACATCATCGTGAGCAACCCGCCGTACATCCCCGAACAGGAAAAGCGCGGCATGCAAAAGCAGGTGGAAGCCTTCGAACCTTCCATCGCGCTGTTTGTGCCAGACAAGGATCCGTTGCTCTTTTACCGCACTATCGCCATGCTGGCCAAAGAGAAGCTGGAGCCCAAAGGCAGGCTGTATTTCGAAATACATGAATCCTATGGAGCAGCAGTAACGGAGATGCTGAAGAAAAAAGGGTTTACGGATGTGCAGCTGAAGCAGGACATGTTTGGAAAAGACAGAATGGTACGCGGTACCCGCCCATAAAAAAAGCCCCGGCACAGCGCCGGGGCTTTCTATTTTTACAAACCATCTTACTACTTGTTAGCCGGCGCCGCCGCGGCGCTCTGCGGGTTGGCGGTGCCCAGCACCGTTTTGGCCCCCAATTCGCGCGCGATCTGCATCACGCTTACCACCGCGCTGATGGGAACGGATTCTTCCGCATTGATCACGATGGTGGGGTCCACCTCCCCTACCGGGATTTTCGGCACCAGCGTTGCGCGCAGCTGTTCAAAACTCACCTTCTGCGTGCCCACATAAAACTGCTGGCCCGCATCGATGCTGACTACCACGGTCTGTTTTGCTTTGGTATTGCTTTTGGCCTTCGGCAACATCAGCTTGATGACGTTGGGATTGGCCAGGGAAGACACGATGAGGAAGAATAACAGCAGGATGAACAGAATGTCGTTCAGTGCGCCGTTATGCATTTCCGCATGTCCTTTTTTTCGCCTCCGCAAATTCATATCTTATCAATTACGAATGAATAATTATTTGGTCGGTTCCTGCAGCACGTCGATGAACTCTGAAGAGGAACCTTCCATTTTATTGATCACCTTGTCGATCTGCGCCTGCAGGTAGCTGTAGCCGATGTACGCCACCAGGCCGATGATCAGGCCGGCCGCAGATGTCACCATCTTCACGTAGATACCGCCGGCAATGGTGCTGAGGGTGATATCGGAGGTCTGGGAAATGTTGAAGAAAGTCTGGATCATACCGGCAATGGTGCCGAGGAAGCCGAACATCGGCGCAATACCGGCGATGATGGCCAGTATCACGAGGTTCTTTTCCATTTTGTAGATTTCCAGCTTGCCTACATTCTCCATGGATTTTTCGATGTTTTCGATGGGTTTGCCGATGCGCTGGATACCCTTGTCGATCATCCGCGCAATGGGGCTGTTCGTGTTTTTGGACAGCGAGCGGGCGGCGTTGATGTTACCGGAAGTAATATGATCGCGGATCATGGGCATGAAGTTGCTTTCCAGTTTGCCCGCTTTTGAAATGGTAATGAATCTTTCCACAAAAACATATACGGCGATCACGGAAAGTATACCCAGCGGGATCATCAGCGGTCCGCCTTTCAGAATCATATCCCACAACCTGATCTCCTGTGCCGTAGCGGCCGCAGCATTGGCGCCGGCGGCCAGTGAATCGGCCTTGGCCAGCTGCAGCGAATCCTGCATAACCTGCATGAACGTAACGAGTCCTGACATGAATTAAATTTTAACCTTTTTCATGAAATTATAAGGGGTCAAAGTAATAATAAAAACGCAATGCTGTATAATTTATTATCAACTCTTCTCTTCCCATACCTGAACGAGGTGGATAATCGTATCCACCGCCTTCTCCATATCCTGCACGCTGATGTACTCATGTTTGCTGTGCAGGGCCATTTCGCCGGTAAAAATATTCGGGCAGGGCAGGCCCATAAATGATAGCCTGGAACCGTCCGTTCCGCCGCGGATGCTCATTTTGAGCGGCTCCACGCCGGCGCGGCGGATGGCTTCTTCGGCGAAGGCCACCACCTGCGGATGTTTGTCGAGCACCTCTTTCATATTGCGGTACTGCTCCGTTACCTTGAACGTTGCGGTAGCGCCGGGGTGCTTTTGCACGATGGTGTCCATGATCTTGCGGAGATAAAACTCGTGCCCCTGCAGCTCCGGTACGGTGAAATCGCGGATGATAAAATCGATGGCCGCTTTTTCCACCGTGCCCTGTATGCGTACGGGATGAATAAAACCCTGGCGGTCTTCGGTGGTTTCCGGCGAAAGAATGTCTTTCGGCAGTTCCGCCACGATTTCCGCCGCAACCTTGATGGCGCTGACGAGTTTGCCCTTTGCGGCGCCGGGATGAACGCTGATGCCCTGTATGGTGATCTGCACGCCGTCGGCGGAAAAGGTTTCGTCTTCCAGCGAGCCCAGCTCACCGCCGTCCATCGTGTACCCGAACTGCGCCCCCAGCTTCTCCATGTTCACGTGCTCCACCCCGCGGCCCACTTCCTCGTCGGGCGTGAACAGGATGCGGATGGCGCCATGTTTGATCTCCGGGTGCTGCACCAGGTACCGGGCGGCGTCCATGATCTCGGCCACGCCGGCTTTGTTGTCGGCCCCCAGCAGGGTGGCGCCGCTGGCGGTGATGATGTCGTGCCCCTTTTTATCCGCGAGGTACGGATGGTCTTTGACGCTGATCACCTGCGAACTGTCGTCCGGCAATACAATGTCTTTTCCGTCCCAGGCCGCATGCACGATGGGTTTCACATTCGTGCCGCTGCAATCGGAGGCCGTGTCCATATGTGCGCAGAGGCAGATGACGGGCACCTGTTTGGCGGTGGTGGCGGGAATGGTGGCATATACATACCCGTGCTCATCCATTTCGGCATCCTTGATGCCGGCTTCCTGCAATTCCTGTACCAGCAGGCGCGCCAGGTCTTTTTGCTTTTCGGTGGAAGGGAAAGTGGTGCTGAGCGGGTCCGACTGCGTATCGATCTGCACATAACGCAGGAAGCGCTCTTTTACGGTATATTCCATGGGCTGTCTTAAAAAAGAAAAAGTAAAAAAGGGAGGCCCCGATTTTACTTTTCCTGTTAAAATTATAGAATCAGTTAAACGATTTCTACCAGTTCGATATCGAAGATCAACGGTTCACCGGCGAGGGGGTGGTTGGCATCGAGGGTGATGAACTCTGAACCGATGGCGGCTACTTTCACCTGGAATACCTGGCCCTGGGGGTTGCTCATCTGCAAATCCATGCCCACGGAAATGTTCAGGTCTGCCGGGATGTTCGCTTTCGGGTAGTCCATGATCATTTCGTCGCTTTTCGGACCGTAAGCTTCCTCTACGGGAATATTCAGGGTCTTTTTGTCGCCCGGCTTCATATCCAGCACGCCGCTGTCAAACCCCTTGATCACCATACCGGCGCCTACAGTAAACTCCAACGGATCCCTGCCTTCTGAAGAATCAAAGGTCTGACCATTCTGTAAACGTCCGTGATAATGTACCCGTACGGTATCTCCGGTCTTTACCTGTTGCATATAAAAAATTTAAAATGAGATAATGAAAGGTGAAGGTACATTTTGTTTTTGATTTCTGGCCACAGCTCGTTAATTTGTTACATTCAACGCTATGATTATGAAACATCTCGCCTGCCTGCTGCTGCTTTG encodes:
- a CDS encoding PepSY-associated TM helix domain-containing protein codes for the protein MKATKPNWASHQRRWFGKWHLYLGIIAGAIVAFTGLTGSILVFQDEIDRALNRELFETMEQQHRLEIGEIIPLVKAKHPGLRFDYIMGDQDNKPNRAYRLFNFKTEEEFFVNPYTAELSGKRIHESSFIHVVTELHRRLLVPAAGQYIVGLATLCLLILTISGLRLWIPVKWAQLKSVLTVKFSAGFKRQNYDWHNVLGFYSSPVVAVLALTGITFTFSPLVIALIFLLNGMPPQGVGQLLSPKSAHTAGAQPLSPGGVIYAAEQAMPGIRVVGVAFPADSTGSYRLDVLGAGLPRGGKREMIILDQYTGKVLLNSRKDFPTSGRAYLAWLQPLHFGTFGGWPTRILAVLGGLMPLLLFITGFIIWWPRYRKQNGKGKWDDVPVRVALSASGGWQYFAQNTLAGFRYAGWVLLLSGVMGALYGLISGIIWQPAVFTITFTAFFVILNFVVALPVFGLHLLKFLFVRRGGRGAVRYFALSLAFLLVFMAAYLLLMQTGLLQF
- a CDS encoding DUF6786 family protein — encoded protein: MELFRHIMKNYLICSAMLLAACGPGSKQRQKTQQGDSTVASISRPENFGADVAFLQTHVETIVLKDSTSKAAIAVVPAWQGRVMTSTAEGDDGRSLGWLNHSLIADGKIQPHINAYGGEDRFWLGPEGSQNSFYFAPGDTFNLSRWQVPAPIDTEPFNVVQKSKASVSFEKDMQLTNYKGHVFHIRARRTITLIARRDIRNYLGVDLHKSVHAVAFHSANTIINSGKQKWDTASGMPSIWILGMFPASAKNMVVVPLRNGSNVNDAYFGKVPAERLAVENKVAFFKADANHRSKIGVPQADCYNYLGSYDAEHKVLTIVQFTLPRSPQRYVNAVWGVQPNPFGGDVLNAYNDGPPAGNQPQLGRFFELESSSPAAGLKPGGALEHYHRTIHLQGEEKRLGPIVEKLFGVTLAEIRKRV
- a CDS encoding IMPACT family protein codes for the protein MEVYYTIEKKAVAEFKDRGSKFLAYAYPVKNTDEVKECLQEVKKEHPKATHHCYAYRLGTDGLQFRAVDDGEPSGSAGKPILGQIDSKQLTDVLVVVVRYFGGTLLGVPGLINAYKMSCALVLQLIPAVQKNVEAKYKLSFDYTILNEVMMVVKQNNCTVLRQDLQLFCSMEIGIPKASLDLCLLRLKDIYNLEVAPA
- the ribD gene encoding bifunctional diaminohydroxyphosphoribosylaminopyrimidine deaminase/5-amino-6-(5-phosphoribosylamino)uracil reductase RibD — translated: MERNLHEFFMQRCLQLARLGEGKVAPNPVVGAVLVHEGQIIGEGYHRVYGQAHAEVNCINSVPPSLQELIPKSTMYVTLEPCAHHGKTPPCADLIVSVNIPRVVIGCVDTFSEVAGRGIQKLEAAGVEVTTGVLETACRHINRRFFTYHEQQRPYIVLKWAQSKDGYIAPDSGLPVAISNKYTNRLVHQWRSHEMAIMVGTQTALTDNPQLTTRLWPGKSPIRLVIDRDLKVPADHHLYNDEAPSVFITAVTGRKKTIVLDFNKDILPPLMAELHAAGIQSVMVEGGAKLLESFIRAGLWDEMRVITGEALLGSGLRAPAVRQAQLQEEQELQGDHIAVYIPAPSST
- the prmC gene encoding peptide chain release factor N(5)-glutamine methyltransferase, which produces MTIQSAFASLVTAIRPVYDAREAANIAHLVMEHITGLGKLDRVVHKDADLSPAQETQYQQALNDLLEHRPVQHITGKSWFYGLELVVNDQVLIPRPETEELVEWILLDHPSKPALRLLDIGTGSGSIPIALKNQWPVADVWAMDVSAGAIAIATRNAGIQHTPIRFLHHDVLSADTYKVLPTFNIIVSNPPYIPEQEKRGMQKQVEAFEPSIALFVPDKDPLLFYRTIAMLAKEKLEPKGRLYFEIHESYGAAVTEMLKKKGFTDVQLKQDMFGKDRMVRGTRP
- a CDS encoding ExbD/TolR family protein, whose amino-acid sequence is MHNGALNDILFILLLFFLIVSSLANPNVIKLMLPKAKSNTKAKQTVVVSIDAGQQFYVGTQKVSFEQLRATLVPKIPVGEVDPTIVINAEESVPISAVVSVMQIARELGAKTVLGTANPQSAAAAPANK
- a CDS encoding MotA/TolQ/ExbB proton channel family protein is translated as MSGLVTFMQVMQDSLQLAKADSLAAGANAAAATAQEIRLWDMILKGGPLMIPLGILSVIAVYVFVERFITISKAGKLESNFMPMIRDHITSGNINAARSLSKNTNSPIARMIDKGIQRIGKPIENIEKSMENVGKLEIYKMEKNLVILAIIAGIAPMFGFLGTIAGMIQTFFNISQTSDITLSTIAGGIYVKMVTSAAGLIIGLVAYIGYSYLQAQIDKVINKMEGSSSEFIDVLQEPTK
- the pepT gene encoding peptidase T codes for the protein MEYTVKERFLRYVQIDTQSDPLSTTFPSTEKQKDLARLLVQELQEAGIKDAEMDEHGYVYATIPATTAKQVPVICLCAHMDTASDCSGTNVKPIVHAAWDGKDIVLPDDSSQVISVKDHPYLADKKGHDIITASGATLLGADNKAGVAEIMDAARYLVQHPEIKHGAIRILFTPDEEVGRGVEHVNMEKLGAQFGYTMDGGELGSLEDETFSADGVQITIQGISVHPGAAKGKLVSAIKVAAEIVAELPKDILSPETTEDRQGFIHPVRIQGTVEKAAIDFIIRDFTVPELQGHEFYLRKIMDTIVQKHPGATATFKVTEQYRNMKEVLDKHPQVVAFAEEAIRRAGVEPLKMSIRGGTDGSRLSFMGLPCPNIFTGEMALHSKHEYISVQDMEKAVDTIIHLVQVWEEKS
- a CDS encoding FKBP-type peptidyl-prolyl cis-trans isomerase gives rise to the protein MQQVKTGDTVRVHYHGRLQNGQTFDSSEGRDPLEFTVGAGMVIKGFDSGVLDMKPGDKKTLNIPVEEAYGPKSDEMIMDYPKANIPADLNISVGMDLQMSNPQGQVFQVKVAAIGSEFITLDANHPLAGEPLIFDIELVEIV